The Ziziphus jujuba cultivar Dongzao chromosome 3, ASM3175591v1 region GATTTTGAACCCAAGCCAGTATTCTGTGTGTTTTACGGTTCCGGCTTCTACCCTCAATTGGTGCAGGTGCAACTTTACTATGTCTGTAAAAAATTAGAAGAAACCGATTAATCAATAGCTATAAATCAGCatagaaattaaaacaaataccaagaaaagaaaaaaaaaaagaaaaaaaagaaaaaaagaaaaaaaaagatgggaATTAATTAGTACCTTGAAGAGGGCTGGGAATAGCCTAGCTTCTCCTCTAACCGTTGACGTGCTCTGTGAGCTGTTTCATCCAGATTTATGGAGCTCACTGCTTCACTCACGGACGGTTTAAACCAATTTTCACCAGTAATTATTTCACGATTAGGCTTTGTTCTCCTTCTAGAATGGACTCCTACACCAGGCAATGTTCCAGCCATTTTCTATATCCCTTCTTGATAGTGGTAGAGGAAGATGAATAGAATTTTGACCCAAAATCCAAAATCTTCCTGATTTTCAGTTATGACACTCCATTTCTATGACTTTTCAGGCTAAGAAGGTTCACAGAAAGTGTCCCAAGATATCTCCTATTTGGTTGGTCAAAAAGTGAATGAGAAAAAAGACAGCAAACGAAACTTCTCAGAAGCTCATACAAAAGACGTTAATTTCCATGTTGGGTTTTACCGCTTTAGGCACGGTGAGTTTCCTGGTAGCTTCTTCCTGgaattaaaacccaaaaaaaaaaaagaaaaaaaatatttctttattataaaGGTATTATTCCCCACcgaaaattttaacaatttttaatgTTTGGTCCAAATGGGTTGGGCTAATCAATTGGATCCACAATGGATACACTTGATTTCTAAGTCCAATCCTTTTCAGGATGAGAACTTTCATCCTTTTCACTGTACACTTCAGATTTCTCTTCCTCAACCACAGCACCCATTTCTTCTGATTCAGGAGGTTTAACATTTTCTAATATCTCTGTTTGTTTATCAGGAAAAAAGGAGATCAAAGAGAGTGACTTTCCAGCTGCAGTTGGGCTTGCATCATATAGAGGCTCCTCAGGTAGATTTTCATCCACCGCACCATTAATATGATCACCATTATTAGCCTCCAAACATTTTGTTGACGATCCGTCATCATTTTGAACATGTGAAGACTTTTTTTCATCAATTTCTAATATtgatgataagcttgatctGCTACTTTCTTCCTCCTCAACTGGTTCAGTTTCCAAATGGATTCCACTGGTTTTGTTTTCCACTTCTACATCGTTGTCTTCCTCTTCTGTTTCATACAAGCTTGATTCTGTTTCACTCTGATTTCCAACTTCTTTTTCACTGCGATTTTCAACTTCTTTTTCACTGTGATTTTCAACTTGTCCCAACGTTATTTCTAACCCAATATGTTCAACATCTTTCTTCTCAATCTGTACCATTTCTTCAGAAACTACGTCCTCAGTGGATTGACTTCCATGTTCAACAAGATTAGAAGTCTGGTATAGATTGGAGatcatttccttttctttagaAAAATCTTGCTCTACTGAACTCACTGATTCAGAATCAGGAATTGAACTCAACTTTGAATCGCTAGCTCCACTTGACTGCCTTGAGATTGAGGAATAGCTTGTTCCTTCTGAAACAAACCGTTCTGGTATGAAAACTGGTCTCCATTTTATATCTTGGTTTGCCTGCTTCACAAATCCTAAGCTTGATGGTCCTAAACTGAAACTTTCATGCCTGCGAAAGAATATGCCTTTCTGGTCAAATGTTGTAGACTGTTGCTCAAAACCATCAACTTTGTTAtcatttttctcttcctttttcacTTCCTTCGATTCAAAAGGAAGCTCAAAAGGATTTCTTCTTCTTGGCAACATAATTGATGGGGCAGAACCAGGATTTGTTGAATCATGAGGAAACTCGAATGGGTTTCGTCTTGTTACTGAAAGCGGTGAAACACTGAAAGGAAACTCTGCACTTTCAAAGTCAATTAGATTTTTCTGAGACATTGTTTTGGAGCTTTGCCATGCTCTTCTCCTTGCAATAAGATTCTCCACACACTGGTTTCTCTCAAGCTCTAAAGTTCCCAAATTCATTATATTCTTTTGGTCATCCTCTGTCCATTTGATTGCTGACTTACTCTCATCTTCCTTGActtcttttgcttcttcttcttcttcttcttcatcatcgtcCTCATTATCATCAAGACCagcatcttcttcttctccatgaatttCAGGCTGTGGATCTTCTCTGAATAAAAGTGGGTGTGTTTCATCAAGCATTGGAACCATGTCAGCCGTTGATCCATCAACTGATGAATTCTCTGCTCTTTCAGACCCTGAATACATAGACCTATTCTCgctgtcatcatcatcatcatcatcatcctcatgaTCATCCAAGTGATCTTCTTTTTGATCTTTGGTTGAAACTCTAGGGTAGTTTTCAACTCCTACTTCAAGAATCTCACTCCCATTTTCTTGGACCAAAGAATTCTGATTTGCATCAGCTTTCTCATTATGTAGCACTTCTTCAATCCTTAGTTTTCCCTCATGAACAACCCCATTTGATTCTCTTGTCTTAACTTCCTTAATGGGTGCATGATCATCCTCAACATCCTCAACCTTACTGACCTTATTAACTATGGAACTTGCTTCTTCAATGGATTTTTCTACTGTATCACTCTTCTTCCCTTCAAAGCTCTCTTCTCtattaacaacaacaatgccACTCTCTGAAACTCCAGGTTTAAGAGGATCAATACCATGGCTAAGATATTCTTGCTtttcaatttcatatatattattggatTGCCCAAAACTCAAAAGGGTCCCAAGAAGAATAGCAGTGCAGACCAATACAGGGGATGCATAAACCaacagagaaaacaaaaatggaaacgATCTGTACAGAAATATCAAAGAAAACACCATACCCACAAGAAATGGATGATTGTAAATCGATCTGCAACATGTTCTGATCGATACGACATCAAATTTCCTGCTTTGCTTTCCAGTTTCTAGTTTCAATCCCATTTCTATGCTATAGGCCAATCTTTAGTGTTATAGAAAATATCTTCTTCATTTCCAACCTGTTGGGAGAGAAATCATATCaataacaaataaccaaatGGTTATCCAAATAGAATCCATGCAAACCAATCCCCTAAAGTAAATAcatctcaaaaaaaaagaaaaaaaaaattttccattttcttctaAACTGAATTAACAAGTTTAATTGTGGGTGTAATCTTTTGTTCAAATTTTAACGAAACAACATAGTCAACAAATTAGAGTAATGCCAAACTCAGACTGCAGCTATAGTTAAGATcataaatgaaaatgaaagcTTGCGTGGGCACTTGTTTTGAGGACCACACACTCTAGCTGCTCACTTAAATAATGTACAGATTTCGTACACTGTCTTCCATGAGGACGATTGGTAAAGGGCTTCAATCACTGGAATTATTACAAGGATCACTTAAATAATGTACAGATTTCGTACACTGTATTCCATGAGGACGATTGGTAAAGGGCTTCAATCACTGGAATTATTACAAGGATTGGCCGACaagttattgtttttctttgtatttttttttttttttgttttttttttgggattttgatTGCAATTAGAAAGTGACCGAGCCCTAAAAACCAGCCACAAAATTGAAGGATTTTGATTTGCTCTTGCTAAATCTAATGCACTGAAATTAAAAAGTCAAAGCCAGTTGCTTATTTGAGGAAGAAAATATGGTGGTGATTCCCAAACTAGTTTGGAAAAttgtgaaaattgatttttagtaAGGGTAAAAATAATGGGTTTTTCTATGAAATGAAAGCTTTTCATACTAAGATATCCGTACCCATTAGAGGCCAAATCCGACATGATCCATGAGCATCGCTAATACACAAAAAGATTGAAGATGTTGGCACTGTCTTCTATCCATTCCAATTACCcatctgccaaaaaaaaaaaataataataaaaattactttCTGTTTGTTTCCTTTTTGAAGAAACTTCAAACTTTTATTAATAATGTCTGATCCCCTTTGAGATTACTCCATTTGTACCTCCTTATACTTCCTCAATAAATGCTCCTTTCTTTTTGCTAGCCCATTCCTTTTTTGTAGCGAGTATTTTTGATAAGACATGGTGAAAAATGAATTAGAAAAAGTACTTAAAATTAACAATTTGTTAGCCTCAACTATCGCTTACAAGTATTGAGCACAACAGACGTCTTTAGGATTTCAAATAAAATGTTGAAAAAGACTGATAACATGCTTGAGAAAGTCAAATTCCCATCAGCCATGCATACATATTCCAAATTTCAAATAACTAAGTTATAGAACCACATAAGAAGGTGGACAAGACAAACATCAAAGGAGGAAAGATCAAAGATGTATCCTTAACTAAGTATTCACATGCTTGTCTAGTTATAATTGGTCCATGTGGAGAGCAATGAAACAAAGATTGTAACTATTTCATTTAAATAGtacaaaaaatatgttttcttAAGTTCtatgctgtatatatatatatatatatatttttttttttcctcatgttGGAGAAC contains the following coding sequences:
- the LOC107408165 gene encoding uncharacterized protein LOC107408165 isoform X2, which translates into the protein MAGTLPGVGVHSRRRTKPNREIITGENWFKPSVSEAVSSINLDETAHRARQRLEEKLGYSQPSSSKVAPAPIEGRSRNRKTHRILAWVQNHVGGYCSSSSESTAMNQTEKIALYA
- the LOC107408165 gene encoding uncharacterized protein LOC107408165 isoform X1; translated protein: MAGTLPGVGVHSRRRTKPNREIITGENWFKPSVSEAVSSINLDETAHRARQRLEEKLGYSQPSSRHSKVAPAPIEGRSRNRKTHRILAWVQNHVGGYCSSSSESTAMNQTEKIALYA
- the LOC107423074 gene encoding uncharacterized protein LOC107423074; translation: MGLKLETGKQSRKFDVVSIRTCCRSIYNHPFLVGMVFSLIFLYRSFPFLFSLLVYASPVLVCTAILLGTLLSFGQSNNIYEIEKQEYLSHGIDPLKPGVSESGIVVVNREESFEGKKSDTVEKSIEEASSIVNKVSKVEDVEDDHAPIKEVKTRESNGVVHEGKLRIEEVLHNEKADANQNSLVQENGSEILEVGVENYPRVSTKDQKEDHLDDHEDDDDDDDDSENRSMYSGSERAENSSVDGSTADMVPMLDETHPLLFREDPQPEIHGEEEDAGLDDNEDDDEEEEEEEAKEVKEDESKSAIKWTEDDQKNIMNLGTLELERNQCVENLIARRRAWQSSKTMSQKNLIDFESAEFPFSVSPLSVTRRNPFEFPHDSTNPGSAPSIMLPRRRNPFELPFESKEVKKEEKNDNKVDGFEQQSTTFDQKGIFFRRHESFSLGPSSLGFVKQANQDIKWRPVFIPERFVSEGTSYSSISRQSSGASDSKLSSIPDSESVSSVEQDFSKEKEMISNLYQTSNLVEHGSQSTEDVVSEEMVQIEKKDVEHIGLEITLGQVENHSEKEVENRSEKEVGNQSETESSLYETEEEDNDVEVENKTSGIHLETEPVEEEESSRSSLSSILEIDEKKSSHVQNDDGSSTKCLEANNGDHINGAVDENLPEEPLYDASPTAAGKSLSLISFFPDKQTEILENVKPPESEEMGAVVEEEKSEVYSEKDESSHPEKDWT